Proteins from a single region of Gossypium hirsutum isolate 1008001.06 unplaced genomic scaffold, Gossypium_hirsutum_v2.1 scaffold_778, whole genome shotgun sequence:
- the LOC121227136 gene encoding LOW QUALITY PROTEIN: protein TRANSPARENT TESTA GLABRA 1-like (The sequence of the model RefSeq protein was modified relative to this genomic sequence to represent the inferred CDS: inserted 1 base in 1 codon), with the protein MENSTQESHLRSDNSVTYESAYTVYAMALSSTPSSTNINHQRIALGSFLEDYTNRVDIISFDPETLSFKTHPKLAFDHPYPPTKLMFQPNRKSASSSSSCSDLLASTGDFLRLWEVRESSIEPVTVLNNSKTSEFCAPLTSFDWNDVEPKRIGTSSIDTTCTIWDIEKCVVETQLIAHDKEVYDIAWGEARVFASVSADGSVRIFDLRDKEHSTIIYESPQPDTPLLRLAWNKQDLKYMATIQMDSNKVVILDIRSPTXPVAELERHHASVNAIAWAPQSCKHICSAGDDTQALIWELPTVAGPNGIDPLCVYSAGYEINQLQWSAAQPDWIAIAFSNKLQLLKV; encoded by the exons ATGGAGAATTCAACTCAAGAATCCCACCTGAGATCCGATAATTCGGTAACCTACGAATCAGCTTACACAGTTTATGCCATGGCCTTATCTTCCACGCCTTCCTCCACCAATATCAACCATCAACGCATCGCTCTCGGCAGCTTCCTCGAAGATTACACTAACAGAGTCGACATAATCTCATTTGATCCAGAAACCCTCTCCTTCAAGACCCACCCAAAGCTTGCCTTCGACCACCCTTATCCACCCACCAAGCTCATGTTCCAACCCAATCGAAAATCCGCTTCATCCTCTTCTTCTTGTTCCGATCTTCTCGCTTCAACCGGCGATTTCCTGCGTCTCTGGGAAGTTCGAGAATCTTCCATTGAACCTGTCACTGTTCTAAACAATAGCAAAACCAGCGAGTTTTGTGCCCCGTTAACTTCCTTCGATTGGAACGATGTTGAACCCAAGAGAATTGGGACTTCCAGCATCGACACAACTTGCACCATTTGGGACATCGAGAAATGCGTCGTTGAAACCCAATTGATCGCTCATGATAAAGAGGTTTACGACATTGCTTGGGGTGAAGCTAGAGTTTTTGCTTCCGTTTCCGCTGATGGGTCCGTTAGGATTTTCGATTTGAGAGACAAAGAACATTCCACCATCATTTATGAAAGTCCCCAACCCGACACCCCTTTATTAAGATTGGCTTGGAACAAGCAAGATTTGAAGTATATGGCTACCATTCAAATGGATAGcaataaagttgtgattttggaTATAAGGTCACCCA ACCCCGTTGCTGAGTTGGAGCGGCATCACGCTAGTGTCAATGCCATTGCCTGGGCTCCTCAGAGTTGTAAGCATATTTGTTCCGCTGGGGATGATACCCAGGCTCTTATTTGGGAGTTGCCTACGGTGGCGGGACCTAATGGTATCGATCCTCTGTGTGTTTACTCTGCTGGCTACGAAATTAATCAATTACAGTGGTCTGCTGCGCAACCTGATTGGATTGCCATTGCCTTTTCCAACAAATTGCAGCTTCTCAAAGTTTGA